CCGACAAGGTTTTCCCGGTTTATGAAGATGAAACCAATTGGGCACGCGACATAATTTGGTCTATCGGGCCATTTATCCTTATAATTCTGCTTTGGTGGTGGATTTTCCGCCGAATGAGCCGGGGTGGTGCCGGTGGTGGTGCCGGTGGAATATTTAATGTGGGTAAATCGCAAGCCAAGGTTTTTGATAAAGACCAGCGCGTATCAACCAACTTTAAAGATGTTGCCGGACTTGCAGAAGCCAAACAGGAAGTGGAAGAAATTGTGGAATTCCTGAAAAGCCCGGCAAAATATACCAAGCTCGGAGGAAAAATTCCAAAAGGAGCACTGCTTGTTGGCCCTCCGGGAACGGGTAAAACATTGCTGGCCAAAGCAGTTGCCGGCGAAGCAAATGTGCCATTTTTCAGCATGTCGGGGTCCGATTTTGTTGAAATGTTTGTGGGAGTTGGAGCTTCGCGTGTGCGCGATCTTTTTAAACAAGCCAAAGAAAAAGCACCGTGTATTGTATTTATTGATGAAATAGATGCCATTGGCCGTGCCCGTGGACGGAACCCGAATATGGGATCGAACGATGAGCGCGAAAATACGCTGAACCAGTTGTTAACCGAAATGGATGGTTTTGATACCAACAGTGGTGTAATAATTCTGGCAGCAACCAACCGTGCCGATATCCTCGACCGTGCGTTAATGCGCGCCGGCCGTTTCGACCGTCAAATACATGTGGAATTGCCCGACCTGAACGAACGTGGCGAAATATTCAATGTACACTTGCGTCCGCTAAAATTAAGCGAAGAAGTTAAAGTTGATTTTCTGGCAAAACAAACTCCGGGTTTCTCGGGTGCCGATATTGCCAATGTTTGTAACGAAGCTGCGCTGATAGCCGCTCGTAAAAACAAAGATGCTGTTACCAAGCAAGATTTTCTGGATGCCGTTGACCGGATTATTGGCGGACTGGAAAAGAAAAACAAAATAATATCGCAAGAAGAAAAGAAAACCATTGCCTTCCACGAGGCCGGGCACGCAACCATTAGCTGGTTGCTGGAACACGCCCACCCACTAGTAAAAGTAACCATTGTGCCGAGGGGTAAAGCTCTGGGTGCTGCATGGTACCTGCCTGAAGAAAGATCGATAACCACCAAAGATCAGTTGCTTGATGAAATGGCATCGGCATTGGGAGGACGTGCAGCAGAAGAAGTTACATTCGGAAAAATTTCGTCGGGCGCACAAAACGATTTGGAAAAAGTTACCAAACAAGCCTATGCTATGGTAAGTATTTTCGGAATGAGTGAAAAAGTTGGAAACGTGAGTTACTACGACTCTACCGGCCAGTCGGATTATTCCTTCACTAAACCGTACAGCGAAAAAACAGCAGAACTGATTGACGAAGAAGTTAAAATACTTATCGATAGTCAGTACGAACGGGCCAAACAGGTTTTAAAAGACCACACTGAAGGTCATACAAAACTGGCCAACCTGCTGCTTCAGCGCGAGGTAATTTTTAGCGAAGACCTGGAAGAGATTTTTGGCAAGCGTCCCTGGGATAAAAAACATGTTATCTCCGAAAACGGCAACGGCGACCAGGTTATTGATACTGAAGAAAAAGCACAGGAAGAGCCTAAAGCTGACGAGAATTCAGAAAAGGAATCAACAAAAGAATAAATGGCATCGGCACGGGAGGAAATACTAAAGCGGCTCGAAAATGCTGTTCATCCGGAACCGGAAATGCCTGATTTTGATGCTCCCGTTTACCACGCTATAGATAAAGCTTTAGATCTCACCTTTAAAGCAAATCTGGAAGCAGTAAACGGGAGCGTTTATATATGTAAATCGCAGCAAGAGCTTATCGAAAAGCTCAGAACACACCTTGAAAACATCGCTGATTCAGCTATATTCTGTGCAGAAGAAAAGCTACAAAACCTTCTAACCCAGAGTAATATTAAACATCAGAATTACCATGAAGAAGCTACAACTATGGAAGTTGGAATTACTTCGTGTGAATTTCTGATTGCACATACGGGCTCGGTAATGGTAAGCTCGGCAATGGAAGGAGGTCGGCAAATGTCGGTGTACCCGCCCCAACATGTTGTAATTGCCCAACAAGAACAACTCGTAGATTACCTTGGCACGGCATACGATAAAATACAGCAAAAATATATCGATCAGCTTCCCTCGCAAATTACGCTGGTAACCGGCCCCAGCCGAACCGCTGATATTGAAAAAACGCTGGTAATGGGAGCACACGGCCCCCGCGAGTTACACGTATTTCTGTATTAGCTTCACTTTATTTAACTTATTCGAAACCATATTTTGTTAACTTTGCAGCATGGAACCAGGTTGGGAAGAAATTTACATGACGGCACATGAATACAAAGCCGAGATGGCCAAAGACCTTCTGGAAAGTGCAGGAATAAAAACAGTTTTACTAAATCAGCACGATTCAGCCTATCAGAATTTTGGAGAGTTTAGATTATACGTTGCAAAAGAAAACAGAACCGAAGCCATAAACCTAATCAAAGATTTAAAAGGTGAGTAATATTGTAAAACGAGTTTTAACGGGTATTATTTATGTTGCTATTATGCTGGGTGGAACACTGCTTCATCCTATTGTTTTTGCAGTGGTTTTTGCAGCATTGTTATTTTTTACGCAATACGAATTTTATGCCCTGGTAGAGAAAGCCGGTCATCATCCATCGCGAATTATTGGAAGTATCTTTGGGGTCATCTTTTTTCTGGTTTGTTTTGCCCTTTCGAACGATTTCCTTCCACGTCAGTTTGGCTTTAGCTTCATCCCTATAGTGGTTATCCTGCTTATTGTTGAAATTTTCAGAAGCAATAAAAACACGCTTGAAAACGGAGGATTTAGCACCTTGGGGTTTGCCTACATTGCATTACCGTTTAGTTTAATGAATTTTGTTGTGCACACCACTGTAAACGGCGAAAACACTTTCTATCCGTGGATTATGGTAGGTGTTTATTTTATTTTGTGGATTAATGACTCGGGAGCTTACCTTGTAGGCACAAAATTTGGCAAACATAAAATGTGTAAAAATATTTCGCCGGCAAAATCGTGGGAAGGCCTGATTGGCGGTGCAGTGCTTGCCG
Above is a genomic segment from uncultured Draconibacterium sp. containing:
- a CDS encoding phosphatidate cytidylyltransferase, coding for MSNIVKRVLTGIIYVAIMLGGTLLHPIVFAVVFAALLFFTQYEFYALVEKAGHHPSRIIGSIFGVIFFLVCFALSNDFLPRQFGFSFIPIVVILLIVEIFRSNKNTLENGGFSTLGFAYIALPFSLMNFVVHTTVNGENTFYPWIMVGVYFILWINDSGAYLVGTKFGKHKMCKNISPAKSWEGLIGGAVLAVIMGIINAVLFQAVSMISWIVIALLTVVFGTLGDLFESKIKREINVKDTGTILPGHGGFLDRLDSLLFVIPAIFIWLIFTGNV
- the ftsH gene encoding ATP-dependent zinc metalloprotease FtsH is translated as MTDTKNKKDQNNLNNPFGKLNPKKNDGKPPKFNAYWIYGIIAVVFLIVQFYISNSRGPVDTSWPQVKQMLQNGDVERIVVINEKIARIYLKKDRVKNYESEFEGNFSKPSDLGPHFKLNTGPIEKFAEDLTVAQENTPDKVFPVYEDETNWARDIIWSIGPFILIILLWWWIFRRMSRGGAGGGAGGIFNVGKSQAKVFDKDQRVSTNFKDVAGLAEAKQEVEEIVEFLKSPAKYTKLGGKIPKGALLVGPPGTGKTLLAKAVAGEANVPFFSMSGSDFVEMFVGVGASRVRDLFKQAKEKAPCIVFIDEIDAIGRARGRNPNMGSNDERENTLNQLLTEMDGFDTNSGVIILAATNRADILDRALMRAGRFDRQIHVELPDLNERGEIFNVHLRPLKLSEEVKVDFLAKQTPGFSGADIANVCNEAALIAARKNKDAVTKQDFLDAVDRIIGGLEKKNKIISQEEKKTIAFHEAGHATISWLLEHAHPLVKVTIVPRGKALGAAWYLPEERSITTKDQLLDEMASALGGRAAEEVTFGKISSGAQNDLEKVTKQAYAMVSIFGMSEKVGNVSYYDSTGQSDYSFTKPYSEKTAELIDEEVKILIDSQYERAKQVLKDHTEGHTKLANLLLQREVIFSEDLEEIFGKRPWDKKHVISENGNGDQVIDTEEKAQEEPKADENSEKESTKE
- a CDS encoding lactate utilization protein — encoded protein: MASAREEILKRLENAVHPEPEMPDFDAPVYHAIDKALDLTFKANLEAVNGSVYICKSQQELIEKLRTHLENIADSAIFCAEEKLQNLLTQSNIKHQNYHEEATTMEVGITSCEFLIAHTGSVMVSSAMEGGRQMSVYPPQHVVIAQQEQLVDYLGTAYDKIQQKYIDQLPSQITLVTGPSRTADIEKTLVMGAHGPRELHVFLY
- a CDS encoding DUF2007 domain-containing protein; protein product: MEPGWEEIYMTAHEYKAEMAKDLLESAGIKTVLLNQHDSAYQNFGEFRLYVAKENRTEAINLIKDLKGE